A single region of the Novosphingobium sp. SL115 genome encodes:
- a CDS encoding phosphoglycerate kinase produces MSFKTLDDISADLGDLTGKTVLVREDLNVPMADGVVTDDTRLRATVATLSELADKGAKVLVLAHFGRPKGQPSEEFSLRKLAEPLAHVLGRPVSYIDWEGDKAAVAALAPGSIAVLENTRFFGGEEKNDPAVVERFASLGNIYVNDAFSAAHRAHASTEGLARALPAYAGRAMEAELKALEKALGEPERPVAAVVGGAKVSTKLDVLKHLVTKVDHLIIGGGMANTFLAARGVAVGKSLCEHDLTATAEEILDNADKAGCTVHLPYDVVVSKEFAANPVSLRISNVHEVAADEMILDVGPVAVEALGDVLKTCKTLVWNGPMGAFETEPFDAATVALAKTAAALTREGSLVSVAGGGDTVAALNHAGVAADFSYISTAGGAFLEWMEGKELPGVAALQR; encoded by the coding sequence ATGAGCTTCAAGACCCTTGATGACATTTCCGCTGATCTGGGCGACCTGACCGGCAAGACCGTGCTGGTGCGCGAAGACCTCAACGTGCCCATGGCCGATGGTGTGGTCACTGACGATACCCGCCTGCGCGCAACTGTTGCGACATTGAGCGAACTGGCTGACAAGGGCGCAAAGGTTCTCGTCCTTGCGCACTTTGGCCGTCCCAAGGGCCAGCCTTCGGAAGAATTTTCGCTGAGGAAACTGGCAGAACCGCTTGCCCACGTTCTGGGCCGTCCCGTCAGCTATATCGATTGGGAAGGCGACAAAGCCGCCGTTGCCGCGCTTGCGCCTGGTTCCATTGCGGTGCTTGAAAACACACGCTTCTTTGGCGGTGAGGAAAAGAACGATCCTGCGGTGGTCGAGCGTTTCGCCAGTCTTGGCAATATCTACGTCAACGACGCTTTCTCTGCCGCGCACCGCGCGCATGCCTCGACCGAAGGTTTGGCAAGAGCGCTTCCGGCCTACGCCGGACGTGCAATGGAAGCCGAGTTGAAGGCGCTTGAAAAGGCGCTGGGCGAACCTGAACGCCCGGTTGCAGCCGTCGTGGGCGGGGCCAAGGTTTCGACCAAGCTCGACGTGCTCAAGCACCTTGTGACCAAGGTCGATCATCTCATCATCGGCGGTGGTATGGCCAACACCTTCCTCGCCGCCCGCGGCGTTGCGGTAGGCAAGTCGCTGTGCGAACACGATCTGACGGCCACGGCAGAGGAAATTCTCGACAACGCCGACAAGGCCGGATGCACCGTGCATCTGCCTTATGACGTTGTGGTGTCGAAGGAATTTGCTGCCAACCCGGTGTCCCTGCGTATCAGCAATGTTCACGAAGTTGCGGCCGACGAAATGATCCTCGATGTTGGCCCTGTCGCAGTGGAAGCGCTGGGCGATGTGCTGAAGACCTGCAAGACGCTGGTGTGGAACGGCCCGATGGGAGCGTTTGAAACGGAACCGTTTGATGCGGCTACTGTTGCACTGGCGAAGACCGCTGCTGCACTGACCCGCGAAGGTTCGCTGGTGTCGGTTGCAGGTGGCGGCGATACTGTCGCCGCGCTCAACCATGCCGGTGTTGCGGCTGATTTCTCCTATATTTCGACGGCGGGCGGTGCCTTCCTTGAATGGATGGAAGGCAAGGAACTGCCGGGCGTGGCTGCGCTCCAGCGGTAA
- a CDS encoding fructose bisphosphate aldolase: MNTTEMTAKMASGNGFIAALDQSGGSTPKALKGYGVEEGAWNSEEEMFGLIHEMRARIIRSAAFDGSKVIGAILFERTMDGTVDGKPTPAALIEKGVVPFIKIDKGLEDEANGVQLMKPMPTLDDLLVRSKALGVYGTKERSVINSANREGIAAVVAQQFAVGLKVLGHGLMPIIEPEVNIKSETRAECDAILLDEILKALDALPEGTQVMLKLSLPIVPGTFEPLVSHPKVLRVVALSGGYKRPEACAELAKNNGIIASFSRALLEDLRAPMTDAEFDAALGSAIDEIYTGSTTKNLVAA; the protein is encoded by the coding sequence ATGAACACGACCGAAATGACTGCGAAGATGGCCTCTGGTAACGGCTTCATTGCCGCTCTCGATCAGTCGGGCGGCTCCACGCCCAAGGCACTCAAGGGCTATGGCGTTGAAGAAGGTGCATGGAATTCCGAAGAGGAAATGTTCGGCCTGATCCACGAAATGCGCGCCCGCATCATCCGTTCCGCTGCATTTGACGGTTCCAAGGTGATCGGCGCAATCCTGTTCGAACGCACCATGGACGGTACCGTTGATGGCAAACCGACGCCCGCCGCGCTGATCGAAAAGGGTGTCGTGCCGTTCATCAAGATCGACAAGGGCCTGGAAGACGAAGCCAATGGCGTGCAACTGATGAAGCCCATGCCGACGCTGGATGATCTGCTCGTCCGGTCAAAGGCGCTGGGCGTCTATGGCACCAAGGAACGCTCGGTTATCAACTCTGCCAACCGTGAAGGCATTGCCGCCGTGGTCGCGCAGCAGTTCGCAGTAGGCCTTAAGGTGCTGGGACACGGCCTGATGCCGATCATCGAACCCGAAGTGAACATCAAGAGCGAAACGCGCGCGGAATGTGACGCCATCCTGCTTGATGAAATCCTCAAGGCGCTCGATGCGCTGCCCGAAGGCACGCAGGTCATGCTCAAGCTGTCGCTGCCGATTGTTCCGGGCACGTTCGAGCCGCTTGTATCTCACCCCAAGGTGCTGCGCGTGGTTGCGCTGTCGGGCGGCTACAAGCGCCCCGAAGCCTGCGCCGAACTGGCGAAGAACAATGGCATCATCGCCAGCTTCAGCCGCGCCCTTCTTGAAGACCTGCGCGCACCGATGACCGATGCCGAATTTGATGCGGCCCTCGGTTCGGCAATCGACGAAATCTACACCGGCTCTACGACCAAGAACCTCGTCGCCGCATAA
- the thiE gene encoding thiamine phosphate synthase: MARLASELYLISPLDVTGTFPDRLARALDAGPVAAFQFRVKGLDDHAAAPLAEPLQRICADRNVAFIVNDSVSLAKRLGADGVHLGQDDGDVAEARERLGRDVQIGVTCHDSRHMAMEAGELGADYVAFGAFFPSSTKETKHHATLELLEFWQHLFALPCVAIGGITPENCAPLVTAGADFLAVSHAVWGGDEAAAVAAFFDAIRAAPPRPDYS, from the coding sequence ATGGCCAGACTTGCATCCGAACTTTACCTGATCTCCCCGCTCGACGTCACGGGCACTTTCCCTGATCGCCTTGCCCGAGCGCTTGATGCTGGGCCGGTTGCTGCGTTCCAGTTTCGCGTAAAAGGGCTGGACGATCACGCTGCTGCCCCGCTGGCCGAACCGCTTCAGCGCATCTGCGCGGATCGCAACGTGGCCTTCATTGTCAACGATTCTGTTTCTTTGGCCAAACGCCTTGGCGCCGATGGCGTTCATCTGGGGCAGGACGATGGCGATGTTGCCGAAGCGCGCGAGCGTCTTGGCCGCGACGTGCAGATTGGCGTCACTTGCCACGATAGCCGCCACATGGCGATGGAGGCGGGCGAACTGGGCGCAGATTACGTGGCGTTCGGCGCGTTCTTTCCGTCCAGCACCAAGGAAACCAAGCACCACGCCACGCTGGAACTGCTGGAGTTCTGGCAACACCTTTTCGCGCTGCCTTGCGTGGCCATTGGTGGCATCACGCCTGAAAACTGCGCCCCACTGGTGACTGCGGGGGCAGATTTTCTGGCGGTAAGCCATGCGGTGTGGGGGGGCGATGAAGCGGCAGCGGTGGCGGCATTCTTTGACGCCATCCGCGCTGCACCACCCCGTCCCGATTATTCCTGA
- a CDS encoding NAD(P)-dependent alcohol dehydrogenase translates to MTTATAALCHGHGKAFTFEQVQLADLRPDELRVRIVACGICHTDLAVRDGQLPVGLPAILGHEGAGVVEAVGADVTHIAPGDRVVMSFNSCGQCPNCADHAPTYCYDFFAHNWSGARADGTATVRGDGGAQVNANFFGQSAFATHAIATVRNVVKVPESAAAVPLTILAPIGCGLMTGAGAVLRSMKVRADLPIAVFGAGTVGMAAIMAAKIAGAHPIIAVDVNDDRLALARELGATHAFNARAGAIDSIRALCTQGLGYVFDTTGINAVIQDAWNLLAPRGIAGIVGASDPADLLTFNEAAFMGGGRRVMGILGGDSDGEGFLTELIEHHLAGRFPYERLIEVFPFNQIEQAIAASESGKVVKPVLSIGQE, encoded by the coding sequence ATGACCACTGCAACTGCCGCGCTTTGCCATGGACACGGGAAAGCCTTTACCTTTGAACAGGTTCAGCTTGCTGATTTACGGCCAGATGAATTGCGAGTGCGGATTGTCGCCTGCGGCATCTGCCACACTGACCTGGCCGTGCGCGACGGGCAGTTGCCGGTAGGCCTGCCCGCCATTCTGGGCCACGAAGGCGCGGGCGTCGTGGAAGCAGTGGGCGCCGATGTCACACACATCGCGCCGGGCGATCGGGTGGTAATGAGCTTCAACAGTTGCGGCCAGTGCCCCAATTGCGCCGATCATGCGCCGACCTATTGCTATGATTTCTTCGCGCACAACTGGTCTGGCGCTCGCGCTGATGGGACAGCAACCGTGCGCGGCGATGGCGGGGCGCAGGTAAACGCCAACTTCTTTGGTCAGTCTGCCTTTGCCACCCACGCCATCGCCACTGTGCGTAACGTGGTGAAAGTGCCGGAAAGCGCGGCGGCTGTCCCGCTGACCATCCTGGCCCCTATCGGTTGTGGGTTGATGACCGGCGCGGGTGCGGTGTTGCGCAGCATGAAAGTGCGTGCAGATTTGCCGATTGCGGTGTTCGGCGCGGGCACTGTGGGCATGGCGGCGATCATGGCAGCGAAGATTGCAGGCGCGCACCCTATCATCGCGGTGGACGTGAACGATGACCGGCTGGCGCTGGCGCGTGAACTGGGCGCGACGCATGCCTTCAACGCCCGCGCCGGGGCGATCGACAGCATCCGTGCGTTATGTACGCAGGGCTTGGGCTATGTGTTCGATACCACCGGGATCAACGCGGTCATTCAGGATGCGTGGAACCTGCTGGCACCGCGCGGGATCGCCGGGATCGTCGGCGCATCAGACCCGGCAGACCTGCTGACTTTCAACGAGGCCGCGTTCATGGGTGGCGGCCGCCGGGTGATGGGCATCCTGGGCGGCGACAGTGACGGCGAGGGTTTCCTGACCGAGCTTATCGAACACCACCTTGCCGGCCGCTTTCCTTATGAACGGCTGATCGAAGTGTTCCCGTTCAACCAGATTGAACAGGCGATTGCCGCGAGCGAGAGCGGTAAAGTGGTGAAGCCGGTGCTGTCTATCGGTCAGGAATAA
- a CDS encoding OPT family oligopeptide transporter, with product MANNTAAGTAIRELTIRGVILGALLTVVFTAANVYLGLRIGLTFATSIPAAVISMAVLRAFSGATIQENNIVQTIASSAGTLSAIVFVLPGLVMVGWWANFPYWESVAVIAVGGVLGVMYSVPLRRALVTGSDLPYPEGVAAAEVLKVGAGVGGEEENRKGLAAVTAGGLLAALYPLLAKMKLAVEEVGGAFKLGGGGSMLFGGLSLALVGVGHLVGIAVGMAMLLGIVISFGFLLPQFTAGGLSAGTDLADFVGTVFRQKIRFIGAGTIGIAAIWTLLRVIGPIIKGITAAIAANSARKGAGIESLALTERDIPIGVVGGTILLAMVPIALLLADFAAGGPVAGALGMSLVASVLYVLVAGIVIASVCGYMAGLIGASNSPISGVGILAALGISLLLLGLFGQGNSESDTKALVAFALFVTAIVFGVATISNDNLQDLKTGQLVGATPWRQQVALVLGVLFGALVIPPILDLLNSTFGFQGAPGAGENALSAPQAALISAIAQGVLGGSLDWNLVGLGAAIGAGVILADELLRKSGKGALPPLAVGMGMYLPTQVTMLVIVGTVLGHFYNRWAARQSAPDLAERMGVLTATGLIVGDSLFNIAYAAIVASTDNPDALAVVDNFPAALPLGVAVFTTIIAYAYWRMRRDGRTA from the coding sequence ATGGCGAACAACACAGCGGCAGGAACTGCAATCCGCGAACTGACGATCCGGGGGGTGATCCTTGGCGCCCTGCTGACCGTCGTGTTCACCGCTGCCAACGTCTATCTTGGGCTGCGTATCGGGTTGACCTTTGCCACATCGATCCCCGCTGCGGTTATTTCCATGGCTGTCCTGCGCGCATTTTCGGGCGCGACGATACAGGAAAACAATATCGTCCAGACCATCGCCAGTTCTGCGGGCACATTGTCTGCCATCGTCTTCGTACTGCCGGGGCTTGTCATGGTCGGGTGGTGGGCCAACTTTCCCTATTGGGAATCGGTCGCGGTCATCGCGGTTGGCGGCGTACTGGGGGTGATGTATTCGGTGCCGCTTCGCCGTGCGCTGGTCACCGGATCAGACCTGCCATACCCCGAAGGCGTCGCCGCTGCTGAAGTGCTGAAAGTGGGCGCGGGCGTTGGCGGGGAAGAGGAAAACCGCAAGGGCCTTGCCGCCGTTACTGCAGGCGGCCTGCTCGCTGCGCTCTACCCGCTGCTCGCCAAGATGAAGCTTGCGGTCGAAGAAGTGGGCGGCGCATTCAAGTTGGGCGGGGGCGGGTCGATGTTGTTCGGCGGTCTGTCGCTGGCGCTCGTCGGCGTGGGCCACCTTGTCGGTATCGCGGTGGGCATGGCCATGCTGCTGGGCATCGTCATCAGCTTCGGATTCCTGCTGCCACAGTTTACTGCCGGGGGTCTGTCTGCGGGCACTGACCTTGCCGATTTCGTCGGCACCGTGTTCCGCCAGAAAATTCGCTTCATCGGCGCAGGCACCATTGGCATCGCCGCAATCTGGACCCTGCTGCGCGTGATCGGCCCCATCATCAAAGGGATTACCGCCGCCATCGCCGCCAACAGCGCGCGCAAAGGCGCAGGCATCGAAAGTCTTGCCCTGACCGAACGCGATATCCCCATCGGCGTGGTTGGTGGCACCATCTTGCTGGCCATGGTGCCCATCGCACTGCTTCTGGCCGATTTTGCTGCCGGTGGCCCGGTTGCAGGCGCGCTTGGCATGTCACTGGTGGCATCGGTGCTTTATGTTCTGGTCGCGGGCATCGTGATCGCATCGGTCTGCGGTTATATGGCGGGCCTGATCGGCGCATCGAACAGCCCGATTTCCGGTGTTGGCATCCTTGCCGCACTGGGCATTTCGCTGCTTCTGCTCGGCCTGTTCGGCCAAGGCAATTCGGAATCCGATACTAAAGCGCTGGTTGCCTTTGCGCTATTCGTTACCGCCATCGTGTTTGGTGTGGCCACCATTTCCAACGATAACCTGCAGGATCTCAAGACCGGTCAGCTGGTCGGGGCAACGCCATGGCGTCAACAGGTGGCGCTGGTGCTGGGCGTGCTGTTCGGCGCGCTGGTGATCCCGCCTATTCTCGATCTGCTCAATTCGACATTCGGTTTTCAGGGCGCACCGGGGGCAGGGGAGAACGCCCTCTCTGCTCCGCAGGCCGCACTCATTTCCGCCATTGCGCAGGGCGTGCTGGGCGGCAGTCTGGATTGGAACCTTGTCGGCCTTGGTGCTGCTATCGGCGCAGGCGTGATCCTTGCCGATGAACTGCTCAGGAAATCGGGCAAGGGCGCTTTGCCGCCGCTGGCCGTGGGCATGGGTATGTATCTGCCAACGCAAGTGACCATGCTGGTCATCGTCGGCACGGTGCTTGGCCATTTTTACAACCGTTGGGCCGCGCGCCAGTCTGCGCCCGATCTTGCCGAACGTATGGGCGTGTTGACCGCCACCGGCCTGATCGTGGGCGATAGCCTGTTCAACATCGCCTATGCGGCCATCGTTGCCAGTACCGACAATCCTGATGCACTGGCCGTAGTGGACAATTTCCCTGCCGCACTGCCGCTGGGCGTAGCCGTGTTCACAACGATCATCGCCTACGCCTATTGGCGGATGCGGCGCGATGGGCGAACGGCCTAA
- the efp gene encoding elongation factor P, with protein sequence MKISGVDIRPGNILEYEKGIWKVAKTQHTQPGKGGAFMQVEMKNLIDGRKTNVRFRSADTVERVRLDTKDFQFLYAEGEDLVFMDVETYDQITLPKDLLGGAEAFLQDGMTAVLEMYDDRPISVQLPDQVEATIVEADAVVKGQTASSSYKPAILDNGVRVMVPPHIGSGTRIIVDVYERTYVGKVG encoded by the coding sequence ATGAAGATCAGCGGCGTGGACATCCGTCCGGGCAATATCCTGGAATACGAAAAGGGCATCTGGAAGGTTGCCAAGACCCAGCATACCCAGCCCGGCAAGGGCGGCGCGTTCATGCAGGTCGAAATGAAGAACCTGATCGATGGCCGCAAGACCAATGTCCGCTTCCGCAGCGCCGACACGGTTGAGCGCGTGCGCCTCGACACCAAGGATTTCCAGTTCCTTTATGCCGAAGGCGAAGATCTGGTTTTCATGGACGTCGAAACCTACGACCAGATTACCCTTCCCAAGGATCTCCTTGGCGGTGCCGAAGCATTCCTCCAGGATGGCATGACCGCCGTTCTCGAAATGTATGATGATCGCCCGATTTCGGTCCAGCTGCCCGATCAGGTTGAAGCCACCATCGTCGAAGCCGACGCCGTGGTGAAGGGCCAGACCGCTTCGTCTTCCTACAAGCCTGCCATTCTCGACAATGGCGTGCGCGTGATGGTGCCGCCGCACATCGGCAGCGGCACACGCATCATCGTCGACGTTTACGAACGCACTTACGTCGGCAAGGTGGGCTGA
- a CDS encoding inositol monophosphatase family protein, whose protein sequence is MAAISGLMRVMERAARKAGGRLRRDFGEIEHLQVSKKGPADFVSKADRTAERTLWDELRTARPGWGFLMEEGGEIPGEPGKPRFIIDPLDGTTNFLHGIPHFAISIAVQEPTLDGSGWGEVTAALVYQPITDESFWAEKSQGAWLQDRRLRVSARRYLDEALIATGIPFAGRGDINEWARIYAELGPRIAGIRRNGAASLDLAWVAAGRYDGYWESALAPWDSAAGCLLVREAGGFVSDYKGRSLPICDETILACNDALHSKIHKLLVGSLRNA, encoded by the coding sequence ATGGCAGCCATTTCCGGCCTGATGCGCGTGATGGAACGCGCGGCGCGCAAGGCGGGCGGCCGCCTGCGCCGCGACTTCGGCGAGATCGAGCATCTTCAGGTCAGCAAGAAAGGCCCTGCCGATTTCGTCTCGAAGGCCGATCGCACCGCTGAACGCACCCTGTGGGACGAACTGCGCACAGCCCGTCCGGGCTGGGGCTTCCTGATGGAAGAAGGCGGCGAAATTCCCGGTGAACCGGGCAAGCCGCGCTTCATCATCGATCCGCTCGACGGTACGACCAACTTCCTCCACGGTATCCCGCACTTTGCGATTTCCATCGCGGTGCAGGAACCGACTCTGGATGGTTCGGGCTGGGGTGAAGTGACCGCAGCTCTGGTCTATCAGCCGATCACCGACGAAAGCTTCTGGGCAGAAAAGAGCCAGGGCGCATGGTTGCAGGACCGTCGTCTGCGCGTTTCAGCACGTCGCTATCTCGATGAAGCACTGATTGCCACCGGCATCCCGTTTGCCGGGCGCGGCGACATCAACGAATGGGCACGGATCTATGCCGAACTTGGTCCGCGCATTGCCGGCATCCGTCGCAACGGTGCGGCCTCGCTCGATCTCGCATGGGTCGCTGCGGGCCGTTACGATGGCTATTGGGAAAGCGCGCTTGCACCGTGGGATTCGGCTGCAGGCTGCCTTCTCGTGCGCGAAGCGGGCGGGTTCGTGTCCGATTACAAGGGGCGTTCGCTGCCCATCTGCGACGAAACAATCCTTGCTTGTAACGATGCGCTGCATTCAAAGATCCACAAACTCCTTGTCGGATCGTTGCGAAACGCTTGA
- a CDS encoding amidohydrolase: MKTLLTAASAFALSAVPAHADTLRDSIVRDLPGLMEIYRDFHANPELSFQEVRSAAKLAAEARKAGFEVTEKVGKTGVVAVLRNGAGPVVLIRADMDGLPVVEQTGLPYASKVRGTSTAGVESGVMHACGHDTHMTAWIEVARLMGANRKLWSGTLVMIGQPAEEMGLGARAMLDDGLYTRFPKPQFALAFHDTGDLPSGVIGTVEGFALANVDSVDLTVRGLGGHGAYPHTTKDPIVLASAIVMRLQILVSREESPFDPAVVTVGSFHAGAKHNIIPDEAQLQLTVRSYGDAQRQRLLDGIARIAKGEAIAAGVPDERMPVVNVREPHTRATWNTPEFTRKINAMLTDRFGVAQVVKAQMTMAGEDFGEFGRADPQGIVSSILWVGGRPAAELEKAAKEGRTLPSLHSPFFAPEADKVIPVAAEVLASTAMALMQPENAK, translated from the coding sequence ATGAAGACTTTGCTCACCGCCGCTTCGGCCTTCGCGCTTTCTGCTGTTCCGGCGCACGCCGATACCTTGCGCGACAGCATCGTCCGTGATCTGCCGGGCTTGATGGAAATCTATCGCGATTTTCACGCCAATCCCGAACTCAGCTTTCAGGAAGTGCGGTCTGCGGCAAAGCTGGCGGCAGAAGCGCGCAAGGCGGGGTTCGAAGTTACTGAAAAGGTGGGCAAGACCGGTGTGGTCGCGGTCCTGCGCAATGGTGCGGGACCGGTCGTACTGATTCGTGCCGATATGGACGGCCTGCCCGTGGTCGAACAGACCGGCCTTCCATACGCCTCAAAGGTGCGCGGAACCTCCACCGCCGGGGTGGAAAGCGGCGTGATGCATGCCTGCGGCCACGATACCCACATGACAGCGTGGATCGAAGTTGCGCGGCTTATGGGGGCCAACCGCAAATTGTGGTCGGGAACGCTGGTGATGATCGGGCAACCCGCTGAAGAAATGGGCCTTGGTGCGCGGGCCATGCTGGATGACGGTCTTTACACCCGCTTCCCCAAGCCTCAGTTCGCGCTGGCTTTTCATGACACCGGCGATCTGCCTTCGGGCGTCATCGGGACAGTTGAAGGTTTCGCGCTGGCCAATGTCGACAGCGTTGATCTGACCGTGCGCGGCCTTGGCGGGCATGGGGCTTATCCCCACACCACCAAAGACCCGATCGTGTTGGCCAGCGCCATCGTTATGCGGCTGCAAATCCTTGTAAGCAGAGAAGAAAGCCCGTTTGATCCAGCTGTGGTAACCGTCGGCAGCTTCCACGCCGGGGCCAAGCACAACATCATTCCCGACGAGGCGCAATTGCAGCTTACCGTGCGCAGTTATGGCGATGCGCAGCGCCAGCGCCTGCTGGATGGCATTGCGAGGATTGCCAAGGGAGAAGCGATTGCTGCGGGTGTGCCGGATGAGCGCATGCCGGTTGTGAACGTGCGTGAACCGCACACGCGGGCTACGTGGAACACTCCTGAATTTACTAGAAAGATCAATGCCATGCTGACAGACCGCTTTGGTGTGGCGCAGGTGGTCAAGGCGCAGATGACCATGGCGGGTGAAGATTTTGGCGAGTTCGGGCGCGCCGATCCGCAAGGTATCGTGTCGTCAATTCTGTGGGTCGGCGGGCGTCCTGCTGCTGAACTGGAAAAGGCGGCCAAGGAAGGCCGTACCCTGCCATCGCTGCACAGCCCATTCTTTGCGCCCGAAGCGGACAAGGTAATTCCCGTTGCAGCAGAGGTACTTGCGTCCACCGCGATGGCCCTGATGCAGCCCGAAAACGCCAAGTGA
- the radA gene encoding DNA repair protein RadA produces MAKPKRRYVCQSCGSVSNRWQGQCADCGEWNTLSEEAPATVFSAKHDLSSGGRPVSFVSLDEPIALPQRRKTGIAELDRALGGGLVPGCAILMGGDPGIGKSTLLLQASAQVAMAGGAAVYISGEEASDQVRLRADRLGLGKAPILLAAATSVRDILTTLGNMPPPAILVIDSIQTMHSDQIEGAPGTVSQVRGCAFELIRYAKESGACLVLVGHVTKDGSIAGPRVLEHMVDVVMSFEGERSHQYRILRALKNRFGAVDEIGVFAMAGQGLEEVGNPSMLFLSGRGQEVPGSAVFPALEGTRPVLVEIQALTVRLASGATPRRAVVGWDSGRLAMLLAVLEARCGLNFSTAEVYLNVAGGYRLTDPAADLAVAAALISALSDKPLPTGSIWFGEVSLSGEVRPVAHTPVRLREAAKLGFSIGCGPEAGAEKVEGLRYSPLKLLPNLIDRIMGGS; encoded by the coding sequence ATGGCCAAACCAAAACGCCGCTATGTCTGTCAGTCCTGCGGCAGCGTTTCCAACCGCTGGCAGGGCCAGTGCGCCGACTGCGGCGAATGGAACACGCTGTCCGAAGAAGCACCTGCCACCGTCTTTTCTGCCAAGCATGACTTGTCCAGCGGCGGGCGGCCGGTTTCGTTCGTCTCGCTTGATGAACCCATTGCCCTGCCACAACGCCGCAAGACCGGAATCGCTGAACTCGACCGCGCATTGGGTGGGGGGCTGGTTCCGGGGTGTGCCATTCTGATGGGGGGGGATCCGGGTATCGGCAAATCCACCCTGCTGCTTCAGGCTTCGGCGCAGGTGGCGATGGCGGGCGGCGCGGCGGTGTATATCAGCGGGGAAGAAGCGTCGGATCAGGTGCGGTTGCGGGCTGACCGGTTGGGCCTTGGAAAAGCGCCGATCCTGCTGGCGGCTGCCACTTCGGTCCGCGATATCCTGACCACATTGGGCAATATGCCGCCGCCGGCCATTCTGGTGATCGATTCGATCCAGACCATGCATTCCGACCAGATCGAAGGCGCGCCGGGTACGGTCAGCCAAGTGCGGGGCTGCGCGTTCGAATTGATCCGCTATGCCAAGGAAAGTGGGGCCTGCCTGGTGCTGGTTGGCCATGTGACCAAGGATGGCTCCATCGCCGGGCCGCGCGTGCTGGAGCACATGGTTGACGTGGTGATGAGCTTTGAAGGGGAGCGCAGCCACCAATATCGGATTCTGCGCGCGTTGAAGAATCGCTTTGGTGCGGTGGATGAAATTGGCGTGTTTGCCATGGCGGGGCAGGGACTTGAGGAAGTAGGCAATCCTTCGATGCTGTTCCTGTCCGGGCGTGGACAGGAAGTGCCCGGCAGCGCAGTGTTTCCGGCGCTGGAAGGCACGCGGCCCGTGCTGGTGGAAATTCAGGCGTTGACCGTGCGTCTAGCCAGTGGAGCGACGCCGCGCCGCGCAGTGGTGGGCTGGGACAGCGGACGTCTGGCTATGCTGCTGGCGGTGCTGGAAGCGCGCTGTGGGCTGAACTTTTCCACGGCAGAAGTCTATCTCAACGTGGCGGGCGGTTATCGTTTGACCGATCCCGCAGCAGACCTTGCCGTGGCTGCAGCGCTGATTTCGGCACTGTCTGACAAACCTCTGCCCACCGGCTCGATCTGGTTTGGTGAAGTTTCTCTTTCAGGAGAAGTTCGTCCGGTGGCGCACACCCCGGTGCGTCTGCGCGAAGCTGCAAAGCTTGGTTTTTCAATCGGTTGCGGGCCAGAAGCCGGGGCGGAGAAGGTGGAGGGACTTCGCTATTCCCCGCTCAAGCTGCTGCCAAATCTGATTGACCGCATAATGGGCGGCTCATAG
- a CDS encoding CvpA family protein, which produces MTGFDYVVLILVGIGAVGGFMRGFVEEVLSLSAWCLALLAVHYLHEDATYFLTGYLSSDTGAGVLAFFLLILVPYGLTRFVARRMGSASRDSVIGPIDRMLGFGFGAVKGFIIVVMGFSIVVFGYDLVWGEDGRPDWITESRNYPFLNAASEELLTLISERREQAADQAREVARRKAKAQLLGQD; this is translated from the coding sequence ATGACGGGCTTTGATTATGTTGTTCTGATCCTTGTCGGCATAGGTGCCGTTGGCGGCTTTATGCGTGGCTTTGTGGAAGAAGTGCTTTCGCTGTCGGCGTGGTGCCTTGCGCTGCTTGCTGTCCATTATCTGCATGAAGATGCGACCTATTTTCTGACGGGCTATCTGTCTTCGGATACCGGCGCCGGGGTTTTGGCGTTCTTCCTGCTGATTCTTGTGCCCTATGGTCTGACCCGGTTTGTTGCGCGCCGCATGGGAAGCGCCAGCCGGGATTCAGTGATCGGGCCAATCGACCGGATGTTGGGCTTTGGCTTTGGTGCGGTGAAGGGCTTTATCATTGTGGTGATGGGCTTTTCCATCGTGGTGTTCGGCTATGATCTGGTCTGGGGCGAAGACGGGCGGCCTGACTGGATTACCGAGTCCCGCAACTATCCGTTTCTCAACGCGGCCAGTGAAGAATTGCTGACGCTAATATCCGAGCGCCGCGAACAGGCCGCTGACCAAGCCAGAGAAGTGGCGCGGCGCAAAGCCAAGGCCCAACTATTGGGGCAGGATTGA